The Osmerus eperlanus chromosome 7, fOsmEpe2.1, whole genome shotgun sequence genome includes a region encoding these proteins:
- the gra gene encoding uncharacterized protein C8orf88 homolog has protein sequence MMLCFVVVCGVTKVLICFVKPSQKGQLLYFEMEVSRRRSLQKHLEPARPLRRFNNVDQEPFRNMDTFAYPQVEDKSINNIGVEQFYKILQLHTQNEEKSHKVRICYSREFLIELASSPVAKRKPDFLPEHPVVLEKARDPGLPRLVEKCDKRWNEGNVMLPSMDEF, from the exons ATGATGCTGTGTTTTGTCGTGGTGTGCGGTGTTACAAAAGTTTTAATCTGTTTTGTAAAACCGAGTCAGAAAGGTCAATTGCTTTATTTTGA GATGGAGGTATCAAGAAGAAGGAGTTTGCAGAAACACCTGGAGCCAGCGAGGCCACTACGCCGGTTCAATAATGTTGACCAGG AGCCTTTTAGAAATATGGATACATTTGCATATCCACAGGTGGAAGACAAATCA ATCAACAACATTGGAGTGGAACAATTCTACAAAATACTACAGCTCCACACACAAAATGAGGAGAAAAGTCATAAAG TCCGAATATGTTACAGTAGGGAGTTTCTGATTGAGTTGGCAAGCTCCCCAGTTGCCAAAAGGAAGCCTGATTTCTTACCTGAGCACCCTGTCGTTCTGGAAAAGGCG AGAGATCCTGGTCTACCAAGGCTGGTGGAGAAGTGTGACAAGAGGTGGAATGAAGGAAATGTTAT GTTGCCTAGCATGGATGAATTTTGA